From the genome of Muricauda sp. SCSIO 64092, one region includes:
- a CDS encoding homogentisate 1,2-dioxygenase, with translation MPIYHRLGEIPQKRHTQFEKPDGNLYYEQLFGTIGFDGMSSLLYHIHRPTQVKEVRKPLDVSPKIAVAKNITSRKLVGFNVKPKDDFLEAREPLLVNSDVHVGLAAPKKSLTSYFYKNADADEMLFIHRGTGILKTFLGNIPFEYGDYLIIPRGMIYQIEFDTEDNRILYAESFHPIYTPKRYRNWFGQLLEHSPFCERDYKLPQDLKAHDEKGEFVMKIKKQGMLHSLIYATHPFDVVGWDGYNYPYGFSIHNFEPITGRVHQPPPVHQTFETGAFVVCSFCPRLYDYHPKAIPAPYNHSNIDSDEVLYYVDGDFMSRTGIGPGYISLHPAGIPHGPHPGTYEASIGKKGTEELAVMIDTFKPLMVTENALKIDDGKYYSSWTE, from the coding sequence ATGCCGATTTATCATAGACTGGGCGAAATTCCGCAAAAGCGACACACCCAATTTGAAAAGCCCGATGGGAATTTATATTACGAACAATTGTTTGGTACCATAGGTTTTGATGGGATGTCATCGCTACTCTACCACATTCACCGACCTACGCAGGTGAAGGAAGTGCGGAAACCTTTGGACGTTAGCCCAAAAATAGCAGTCGCAAAGAATATCACCTCAAGGAAGCTTGTTGGGTTCAATGTGAAGCCCAAAGACGATTTCCTGGAAGCCCGTGAACCCCTTTTGGTCAATTCCGATGTGCACGTGGGACTTGCCGCACCAAAGAAATCCCTGACTTCCTATTTCTATAAGAACGCCGATGCCGATGAAATGCTTTTTATCCATAGGGGCACAGGTATCCTTAAAACATTTTTGGGAAATATCCCTTTTGAATATGGTGATTATTTGATCATTCCCAGGGGGATGATCTATCAAATTGAATTCGATACGGAAGACAATCGAATTCTGTATGCGGAATCCTTCCATCCCATCTACACGCCCAAACGTTACCGAAACTGGTTTGGGCAATTGTTGGAACATTCCCCATTTTGTGAACGCGACTATAAATTGCCCCAGGATTTGAAGGCACATGATGAGAAAGGCGAATTTGTGATGAAAATCAAGAAGCAGGGCATGCTCCATAGCCTGATCTATGCCACCCATCCATTTGATGTAGTGGGTTGGGACGGCTATAATTATCCCTATGGGTTCTCCATCCATAATTTTGAACCCATTACAGGTAGGGTACATCAACCGCCACCGGTACATCAGACTTTTGAAACCGGTGCCTTTGTGGTCTGCTCCTTCTGTCCACGCCTGTATGATTACCATCCAAAGGCCATCCCTGCCCCATACAATCATTCCAATATTGACTCGGATGAAGTACTGTATTACGTAGATGGTGATTTTATGAGCAGAACGGGCATAGGGCCTGGATATATTTCGCTGCACCCTGCCGGTATCCCCCATGGACCACACCCCGGCACCTATGAAGCCAGTATCGGAAAAAAGGGCACAGAGGAATTGGCGGTCATGATCGACACCTTTAAACCGCTAATGGTAACCGAAAATGCCCTTAAAATAGATGATGGCAAATATTACAGTTCCTGGACCGAATAA
- the hppD gene encoding 4-hydroxyphenylpyruvate dioxygenase, with translation METSTIPKIHDEAKDFMPINGTDYIELYVGNSKQAAHYYKTAFGFQSFAYAGLRTGLKDRESYVVIQDKIRLILTSPLKSGTEIGQHIDKHGDGVKVVALWVDNATYAYDTAISKGAKSYMEPETEEDENGKVVRAGIYAYGETVHVFVERKDYHGTFLPGYVQWETPDYNPAPSGLKYVDHMVGNVGWNRMNHWVEFYEKVMGFVNILSFDDNDISTEYTALMSKVMSNGNGRIKFPINEPAEGKKKSQVEEYLDFYEGEGVQHIAVATDDIIKTVKDLRSRGVEFLRVPSTYYDAVTDRVGKIDEDIAPLKELGILVDRDDEGYLLQIFTKPVEPRPTMFFEIIQRKGAQSFGKGNFKALFEAIEREQELRGTLH, from the coding sequence ATGGAAACTTCTACAATTCCTAAAATTCATGATGAAGCCAAAGACTTTATGCCCATTAACGGCACGGACTACATAGAACTGTACGTTGGTAACTCCAAACAGGCCGCACATTACTATAAGACCGCTTTTGGTTTTCAATCCTTTGCCTATGCCGGATTACGAACCGGACTTAAGGATCGGGAGAGCTATGTGGTAATTCAGGACAAAATACGTTTGATCCTCACCTCGCCCCTAAAAAGTGGAACTGAAATTGGACAACATATAGACAAACACGGTGATGGTGTAAAGGTGGTTGCCCTTTGGGTGGATAATGCCACCTACGCTTATGATACTGCGATTTCCAAAGGTGCCAAATCCTATATGGAACCTGAAACGGAGGAAGATGAAAATGGAAAGGTGGTTCGGGCCGGAATTTATGCCTATGGTGAAACCGTCCATGTTTTTGTAGAGCGAAAGGATTACCATGGTACATTTTTACCAGGTTACGTACAATGGGAAACCCCCGATTACAATCCTGCACCCAGCGGATTGAAATATGTAGACCATATGGTGGGCAATGTGGGGTGGAACCGCATGAACCATTGGGTGGAATTCTATGAAAAGGTAATGGGATTCGTGAATATTCTTTCCTTTGATGACAATGATATTTCAACGGAATACACGGCATTGATGAGTAAGGTGATGAGCAATGGGAACGGGCGTATTAAATTCCCAATAAATGAACCGGCAGAAGGGAAAAAGAAATCACAAGTAGAAGAGTATTTGGATTTTTATGAAGGTGAGGGCGTACAACATATTGCCGTTGCCACGGATGATATCATCAAAACGGTCAAGGACTTGCGCAGTCGTGGTGTGGAATTCCTTCGGGTGCCATCCACCTATTACGATGCCGTTACCGATCGTGTCGGAAAAATTGATGAGGACATTGCGCCTTTAAAGGAATTGGGGATTCTGGTGGACCGTGATGATGAGGGGTATTTGCTTCAAATCTTTACCAAGCCTGTTGAACCAAGGCCCACCATGTTCTTTGAAATTATCCAAAGAAAAGGGGCACAATCCTTTGGAAAGGGTAATTTTAAAGCATTGTTTGAAGCCATTGAGCGGGAGCAAGAGTTAAGAGGTACTTTACATTAA
- a CDS encoding MarR family winged helix-turn-helix transcriptional regulator, whose protein sequence is MLNQIDEIQGIGLHLDLVLRKVQEAYLRKFEQLQVEMTIEQWVILHQVHELGDNASQREIVQLNFRNRATISRVIGGLERKGWLTKTRFDGDQKRFKLELTPKGKTLIDLVLPHAVALRKQTVKNLDLMEFDTFLKVLDQIGANYEAYH, encoded by the coding sequence TTGCTCAATCAAATTGATGAAATACAGGGAATAGGCCTTCACTTGGATTTGGTCCTTCGAAAGGTCCAGGAAGCCTATCTAAGAAAATTTGAACAGTTGCAAGTGGAAATGACCATTGAACAATGGGTTATTCTGCACCAAGTCCATGAATTGGGGGACAATGCCTCGCAACGTGAAATCGTTCAACTGAACTTCAGGAATAGAGCAACAATTTCCAGGGTTATCGGTGGTTTGGAACGAAAAGGGTGGCTGACCAAAACCCGTTTTGATGGGGATCAAAAACGGTTTAAATTGGAACTGACCCCAAAAGGAAAAACCCTTATCGATTTGGTGTTGCCCCACGCCGTTGCCCTTCGAAAGCAAACCGTAAAAAATCTAGATCTGATGGAATTTGATACCTTTCTAAAAGTTTTGGATCAAATAGGGGCAAACTATGAAGCATATCACTAA